From a single Lolium rigidum isolate FL_2022 chromosome 7, APGP_CSIRO_Lrig_0.1, whole genome shotgun sequence genomic region:
- the LOC124673877 gene encoding aquaporin PIP2-4-like, with protein sequence MGKEVDMAALESGGARDYADPPPAPLVDIDELGKWSLYRAVIAEFVATLLFLYITVATVIGYKHQTDASASGADAACGGVGILGISWAFGGMIFVLVYCTAGISGGHINPAVTFGLFLARKVSLVRALLYIIAQCLGAICGVGLVKGFQRGLYDRYGGGANEVSSGYSIGTGLAAEIIGTFVLVYTVFSATDSKRNARDSHVPVLAPLPIGLAVFMVHLATIPITGTGINPARSLGAAVVYNNSKAWSDQWIFWVGPFIGAAIAALYHQIVLRASARGYGSFRSNA encoded by the exons ATGGGCAAGGAGGTTGACATGGCTGCCCTCGAGTCTGGCGGCGCACGGGACTACGCGGACCCTCCGCCAGCGCCGCTCGTCGACATTGATGAGCTCGGCAAGTGGTCCCTGTACCGCGCGGTGATCGCGGAGTTCGTGGCTACGTTGCTCTTCCTCTACATCACCGTGGCGACGGTGATCGGGTATAAGCACCAGACAGACGCTTCGGCGTCCGGCGCCgacgcggcgtgcggcggcgtgggCATCCTCGGCATCTCGTGGGCGTTCGGCGGCATGATCTTCGTCCTGGTCTACTGCACCGCCGGCATCTCCGGTGGCCACATCAACCCGGCCGTGACGTTCGGGCTGTTCCTGGCGCGCAAGGTGTCCCTGGTGCGCGCGCTGCTCTACATCATTGCGCAGTGCCTCGGCGCCATCTGCGGCGTCGGGCTCGTCAAGGGGTTCCAGAGAGGGCTGTACGACCGTTACGGCGGCGGCGCCAACGAGGTCAGCTCCGGGTACTCCATCGGAACAGGGCTCGCCGCCGAGATCATTGGCACCTTCGTGCTCGTCTACACCGTCTTCTCCGCCACCGACTCCAAGCGCAACGCTCGTGACTCCCATGTCCCG GTATTGGCGCCGCTGCCAATCGGGCTCGCGGTGTTCATGGTGCACCTGGCGACGATCCCGATCACCGGTACAGGTATCAACCCGGCGAGGAGCCTCGGCGCCGCTGTCGTCTACAACAACAGCAAGGCCTGGAGTGACCAG TGGATCTTCTGGGTGGGGCCATTCATCGGCGCGGCGATCGCAGCTCTGTACCACCAGATCGTCCTCCGGGCCAGCGCAAGGGGATACGGCTCCTTCCGGAGCAACGCCTAG